Proteins co-encoded in one Glandiceps talaboti chromosome 22, keGlaTala1.1, whole genome shotgun sequence genomic window:
- the LOC144452388 gene encoding uncharacterized protein LOC144452388: MALLATAPIECKPSLWKRYVDDILEIIKDGQVDNLTSHLNTIDKTNNIKFTHEPEEDNKIPFLDILITKKSDGTVKLCVYRKKTHTDQYLNFRSHHPLYHKLGVIRTLLDRMNNIVAEEADKTAEEQHIMKALEKCGYPKWTINKVKKDIQKKQELPGQRKKHLKKMTDQRSMGMVILPYIQGTTEATCVKPYSTLRKELVHPKDKIEKEKQCGVVYEIPCRNCDQSYIGETGRQFSYRLKEHSSEVEVYQQRSFTRSTRRASVTEMNKSAITDHVRRTNHVLEWEGTKIADKETDRYQRWIREAICIKKRGSTMNRDEGAYNLSTVWTGLLSPIPLRGKQF; encoded by the coding sequence ATGGCTCTACTAGCAACGGCACCAATAGAATGTAAACCATCGCTCTGGAAAAGGTACGTTGACGACATATTGGAAATCATCAAAGATGGCCAGGTAGACAACTTAACATCACACCTCAACACAatagacaaaacaaacaacattaaGTTTACGCATGAACCTGAAGAAGACAACAAAATACCTTTCTTGGATATCCTGATCACAAAGAAGAGTGATGGCACAGTCAAGCTATGTGTATACAGAAAAAAGACCCATACAGACCAATATTTAAACTTCAGGTCACATCATCCCCTGTATCACAAATTAGGAGTGATACGTACTCTGCTTGATAGAATGAATAACATCGTGGCCGAAGAAGCAGACAAAACAGCAGAAGAACAACATATAATGAAGGCTTTGGAAAAGTGTGGGTACCCTAAATGGACCATAAATAAAGTGAAGAAAGACATACAGAAAAAACAGGAGTTACCAGGACAGAGAAAGAAACATCTAAAGAAAATGACAGATCAAAGGTCAATGGGTATGGTAATACTACCATACATACAAGGGACCACTGAAGCCACGTGTGTAAAACCCTATTCTACTCTGAGGAAGGAACTTGTACACCCTAAAGACAAGATCGAGAAGGAGAAGCAATGCGGGGTGGTTTACGAAATTCCATGTAGGAACTGTGATCAATCTTACATTGGGGAAACTGGTAGACAGTTCAgctacagattgaaagaacactCTAGTGAAGTCGAAGTGTACCAACAAAGGAGCTTCACAAGATCTACCAGGAGAGCATCTGTCACAGAAATGAATAAAAGTGCCATCACTGACCACGTCCGTAGAACCAATCATGTTTTAGAATGGGAGGGGACAAAGATCGCGGACAAAGAAACGGACAGATACCAAAGATGGATTAGAGAGGCGATTTGCATAAAGAAGAGGGGATCCACCATGAACAGGGATGAGGGGGCTTACAACCTGAGTACTGTGTGGACTGGTCTACTTTCGCCGATACCACTACGAGGCAAACAGTTCTGA
- the LOC144452389 gene encoding annexin A13-like produces MGTYLHHSHRFCLNFRYKGQVAKTFYQMEEPQMITTRSITTDESHTGEQTSMEKSHTTTQELMAAPLERKLLILHIYFRRGTVKAMKNFNAERECENLKAAMKGSVIGSVIGLGGTDDNVLINVLTGTSNEQRQEIVNKYKVLFGTDLIDDVEAHTSFNFGKVCTGLLRTLREYEAHCLMKAIKGLGTDEDTIIEIICTCKEIEELKDIYHTAYGNTLENDVIGDTSGDFQTLLVALLQGDRSMEEPDPVQAVIDAKRLYDAGEGVWGTDVPVFITIFSSRSFKHLRAVFNEYDKLSNRNITEAIESEHLLYGNLGKTLTTIVRVAQDKNLYFAQRLHGSMKGLGTNDDTLIRVILRTCETVLSDVKDVFVKEYEDTLANWIIDDTSYDYQKILLALIGERKQEETSNTDQSAKELSTEKEHK; encoded by the exons ATGGGG ACATATTTACACCATAGTCATCGATTTTGTCTCAATTTTAGATACAAAGGACAAGTTGCTAAAACCTTCTATCAAATGGAGGAACCACAAATGATAACGACTCGGAGTATTACAACGGACGAATCTCATACTGGAGAACAGACTTCGATGGAAAAGTCCCACACAACAACTCAGGAATTAATGGCGGCGCCTTTGGAACGAAAACTTCTTATTCTTCATATATAT TTCAGACGTGGAACCGTTAAAGCTATGAAGAATTTCAACGCTGAAAGAGAATGTGAAAATTTAAAGGCTGCTATGAAAGGAAGTGTAATTGGAAGTGTTATTGGCTTGGGTG GTACGGATGATAATGTTCTGATAAATGTATTGACTGGTACCAGTAACGAACAGAGACAAGAGATAGTAAACAAGTACAAAGTCTTGTTCGGAACG GATCTCATAGATGACGTTGAGGCACATACTAGTTTCAATTTTGGGAAAGTATGTACTGGTCTGTTACGAACACTGCGTGAATATGAAGCTCACTGCTTAATGAAAGCAATTAAG GGACTTGGTACTGATGAAGACACGATTATTGAaatcatttgtacatgtaaagaaattgaagaattaaaagatatttatcacaCAG CATATGGTAATACCTtagaaaatgacgtcattggtgATACATCCGGGGATTTCCAAACACTACTGGTAGCTTTATTGCAAGGTGATCGTTCAATGGAGGAACCAGATCCAGTCCAGGCAGTAATAGATGCAAAG CGACTGTACGATGCTGGAGAAGGTGTATGGGGAACTGATGTACCAgtctttatcaccattttctccTCTCGTAGTTTTAAACACTTGAGGGCAGTCTTTAACGAGTATgacaaactatcaaacagaaaTATAACGGAGGCTATTGAATCTGAACATTTGCTGTATGGGAACTTGGGAAAGACACTGACAACCATTG TACGAGTTGCACAAGATAAGAATCTATACTTTGCCCAGAGATTACACGGTTCAATGAAG GGTCTTGGTACTAATGATGATACATTGATACGAGTGATTCTTAGGACCTGTGAGACAGTGCTGTCTGATGTGAAAGATGTCTTTGTTAAGGAGTATGAAGACACCCTAGCAAACTGGATTATA GATGATACATCGTATGATTATCAAAAAATTCTTCTAGCTCTGATTGGTGAACGGAAACAAGAGGAAACATCGAATACTGACCAGTCTGCCAAAGAATTGTCGACGGAAAAAGAACATAAATAG